The following are encoded together in the Patagioenas fasciata isolate bPatFas1 chromosome 7, bPatFas1.hap1, whole genome shotgun sequence genome:
- the RFTN2 gene encoding raftlin-2 isoform X1, which yields MGCGLRKLEDPDDSSPGKIFSTLKRPQVETKTDSAYEYILLDFTLEASSNPEVIQIGSVVDIASKVEEYYSKGYVVGAVHPVILPVGRRRNFSASHMYRVVLSRLKLSQKQAAPRAQRHPRLVIEECPLTGDTLTNEVVKDLLKKVNEAAKRGKKFVGFVMQHFPQSKACNGSSADGSAELESTLGRRNREHRRKNSDENYKNWTEGPLSGHSSESGMEEELPGEGLFQETDVHLGKEVSPGKPHKGDDKLFTVFNVFDDDSTCWTYHEGVLSMKVARKGLVISTLEADWLELTTFYYRKGLSLIDSFVHWETSKGDYLPKSLEGLFIYEEEGAGVPGSNRKGNDAIVVEQWTVIEGCEIKTDYGPLLHTLAEFGWLLTCVLPTPIVRHDSEGNLATKQVVFLQRPVMWNSTVQTPEKKSLRQVIGEERSKVSSRSVGSDTAASHPGETDPPGDEFHLSAPKQCWIREGSSHYAGFPGFSTSDGALRELDDGQFDQEDGVTQVTCM from the exons ATGGGGTGCGGACTGAGGAAGCTGGAAGACCCAGATGATAGCAGCCCTGGAAAAATCTTTTCTACATTGAAGAGACCACAAGTTGAAACAAAGACGGATTCTGCTTATGAATACATATTGCTGGATTTTACTTTAGAAG CTTCCTCAAACCCAGAAGTTATCCAGATCGGTTCTGTGGTGGATATCGCATCCAAGGTGGAAGAATATTACAGCAAGGGGTATGTTGTGGGAGCTGTTCATCCCGTTATCCTGCCCGTCGGCCGCAGAAGGAACTTCTCTGCAAGTCACATGTACCGGGTGGTGCTGTCACGCTTGAAATTGAG CCAGAAGCAGGCGGCACCCAGAGCACAAAGACACCCCAGGCTGGTGATCGAGGAATGTCCCTTAACGGGTGACACGCTGACGAACGAAGTGGTGAAAGATCTGTTAAAAAAG GTTAATGAAGCTGCTAAAAGAGGGAAGAAGTTTGTGGGGTTTGTCATGCAGCATTTTCCTCAATCTAAAGCCTGCAATGGAAGCAGCGCAGATGGAAGCGCGGAGCTGGAGTCGACGCTGGGCagaagaaatagagaacacagaagaaaaaattctgatgAGAACTATAAAAACTGGACCGAAGGGCCGCTGAGCGGTCACTCATCTGAGAGCGGCATGGAGGAGGAATTGCCTGGAGAAGGGCTGTTCCAGGAGACCGATGTCCACCTTGGGAAAGAAGTCAGCCCTGGCAAACCACACAAAGGAGATG aCAAGCTATTTACAGTCTTCAATGTTTTTGATGATGATTCTACCTGCTGGACCTACCATGAAGGAGTTTTGTCTATGAAAGTAGCAAGAAAGGGGCTGGTTATTAGTACACTGGAAGCAGACTGGCTGGAATTAACCACATTTTATTATAGAAAAGGATTGTCCTTAATTGATTCTTTTGTACACTGGGAAACTTCTAAAG GGGACTATTTGCCCAAATCTTTAGAAGGATTATTCATCTACGAAGAAGAAGGTGCTGGGGTTCCAGGTTCCAACCGAAAAGGAAATGATGCAATAGTTGTTGAACAATGGACAGTCATCGAG GGGTGTGAAATTAAAACAGATTACGGACCTTTACTGCACACGCTGGCTGAGTTTGGATGGCTCCTGACCTGCGTCCTGCCCACACCGATTGTTCGACATGACAG TGAAGGAAACCTGGCCACAAAGCAGGTTGTTTTTCTTCAGAGACCTGTTATGTGGAATTCCACTGTCCAGACACCAGAG AAGAAATCCTTAAGACAAGTGATTGGGGAGGAAAGAAGCAAAGTCTCCAGCAGAAGTGTCGGATCAGACACGGCCGCTTCTCACCCTGGAGAAACGGACCCCCCGGGAGATGAGTTTCACCTGTCTGCTCCCAAACAGTGTTGGATCAGAGAGGGATCCTCGCACTACGCGGGTTTTCCAGGGTTCAGTACCAGCGATGGAGCGTTAAGGGAACTGGATGATGGACAATTTGACCAGGAAGATGGAGTCACTCAGGTCACGTGTATGTGA
- the RFTN2 gene encoding raftlin-2 isoform X2 yields MGCGLRKLEDPDDSSPGKIFSTLKRPQVETKTDSAYEYILLDFTLEASSNPEVIQIGSVVDIASKVEEYYSKGYVVGAVHPVILPVGRRRNFSASHMYRVVLSRLKLSQKQAAPRAQRHPRLVIEECPLTGDTLTNEVVKDLLKKVNEAAKRGKKFVGFVMQHFPQSKACNGSSADGSAELESTLGRRNREHRRKNSDENYKNWTEGPLSGHSSESGMEEELPGEGLFQETDVHLGKEVSPGKPHKGDDKLFTVFNVFDDDSTCWTYHEGVLSMKVARKGLVISTLEADWLELTTFYYRKGLSLIDSFVHWETSKGDYLPKSLEGLFIYEEEGAGVPGSNRKGNDAIVVEQWTVIEGCEIKTDYGPLLHTLAEFGWLLTCVLPTPIVRHDSEGNLATKQVVFLQRPVMWNSTVQTPEKSLRQVIGEERSKVSSRSVGSDTAASHPGETDPPGDEFHLSAPKQCWIREGSSHYAGFPGFSTSDGALRELDDGQFDQEDGVTQVTCM; encoded by the exons ATGGGGTGCGGACTGAGGAAGCTGGAAGACCCAGATGATAGCAGCCCTGGAAAAATCTTTTCTACATTGAAGAGACCACAAGTTGAAACAAAGACGGATTCTGCTTATGAATACATATTGCTGGATTTTACTTTAGAAG CTTCCTCAAACCCAGAAGTTATCCAGATCGGTTCTGTGGTGGATATCGCATCCAAGGTGGAAGAATATTACAGCAAGGGGTATGTTGTGGGAGCTGTTCATCCCGTTATCCTGCCCGTCGGCCGCAGAAGGAACTTCTCTGCAAGTCACATGTACCGGGTGGTGCTGTCACGCTTGAAATTGAG CCAGAAGCAGGCGGCACCCAGAGCACAAAGACACCCCAGGCTGGTGATCGAGGAATGTCCCTTAACGGGTGACACGCTGACGAACGAAGTGGTGAAAGATCTGTTAAAAAAG GTTAATGAAGCTGCTAAAAGAGGGAAGAAGTTTGTGGGGTTTGTCATGCAGCATTTTCCTCAATCTAAAGCCTGCAATGGAAGCAGCGCAGATGGAAGCGCGGAGCTGGAGTCGACGCTGGGCagaagaaatagagaacacagaagaaaaaattctgatgAGAACTATAAAAACTGGACCGAAGGGCCGCTGAGCGGTCACTCATCTGAGAGCGGCATGGAGGAGGAATTGCCTGGAGAAGGGCTGTTCCAGGAGACCGATGTCCACCTTGGGAAAGAAGTCAGCCCTGGCAAACCACACAAAGGAGATG aCAAGCTATTTACAGTCTTCAATGTTTTTGATGATGATTCTACCTGCTGGACCTACCATGAAGGAGTTTTGTCTATGAAAGTAGCAAGAAAGGGGCTGGTTATTAGTACACTGGAAGCAGACTGGCTGGAATTAACCACATTTTATTATAGAAAAGGATTGTCCTTAATTGATTCTTTTGTACACTGGGAAACTTCTAAAG GGGACTATTTGCCCAAATCTTTAGAAGGATTATTCATCTACGAAGAAGAAGGTGCTGGGGTTCCAGGTTCCAACCGAAAAGGAAATGATGCAATAGTTGTTGAACAATGGACAGTCATCGAG GGGTGTGAAATTAAAACAGATTACGGACCTTTACTGCACACGCTGGCTGAGTTTGGATGGCTCCTGACCTGCGTCCTGCCCACACCGATTGTTCGACATGACAG TGAAGGAAACCTGGCCACAAAGCAGGTTGTTTTTCTTCAGAGACCTGTTATGTGGAATTCCACTGTCCAGACACCAGAG AAATCCTTAAGACAAGTGATTGGGGAGGAAAGAAGCAAAGTCTCCAGCAGAAGTGTCGGATCAGACACGGCCGCTTCTCACCCTGGAGAAACGGACCCCCCGGGAGATGAGTTTCACCTGTCTGCTCCCAAACAGTGTTGGATCAGAGAGGGATCCTCGCACTACGCGGGTTTTCCAGGGTTCAGTACCAGCGATGGAGCGTTAAGGGAACTGGATGATGGACAATTTGACCAGGAAGATGGAGTCACTCAGGTCACGTGTATGTGA
- the RFTN2 gene encoding raftlin-2 isoform X3 translates to MGCGLRKLEDPDDSSPGKIFSTLKRPQVETKTDSAYEYILLDFTLEASSNPEVIQIGSVVDIASKVEEYYSKGYVVGAVHPVILPVGRRRNFSASHMYRVVLSRLKLSQKQAAPRAQRHPRLVIEECPLTGDTLTNEVVKDLLKKVNEAAKRGKKFVGFVMQHFPQSKACNGSSADGSAELESTLGRRNREHRRKNSDENYKNWTEGPLSGHSSESGMEEELPGEGLFQETDVHLGKEVSPGKPHKGDDKLFTVFNVFDDDSTCWTYHEGVLSMKVARKGLVISTLEADWLELTTFYYRKGLSLIDSFVHWETSKGDYLPKSLEGLFIYEEEGAGVPGSNRKGNDAIVVEQWTVIEGCEIKTDYGPLLHTLAEFGWLLTCVLPTPIVRHDSEGNLATKQVVFLQRPVMWNSTVQTPEAGSSILFLWHPGKAYFILFLLRQH, encoded by the exons ATGGGGTGCGGACTGAGGAAGCTGGAAGACCCAGATGATAGCAGCCCTGGAAAAATCTTTTCTACATTGAAGAGACCACAAGTTGAAACAAAGACGGATTCTGCTTATGAATACATATTGCTGGATTTTACTTTAGAAG CTTCCTCAAACCCAGAAGTTATCCAGATCGGTTCTGTGGTGGATATCGCATCCAAGGTGGAAGAATATTACAGCAAGGGGTATGTTGTGGGAGCTGTTCATCCCGTTATCCTGCCCGTCGGCCGCAGAAGGAACTTCTCTGCAAGTCACATGTACCGGGTGGTGCTGTCACGCTTGAAATTGAG CCAGAAGCAGGCGGCACCCAGAGCACAAAGACACCCCAGGCTGGTGATCGAGGAATGTCCCTTAACGGGTGACACGCTGACGAACGAAGTGGTGAAAGATCTGTTAAAAAAG GTTAATGAAGCTGCTAAAAGAGGGAAGAAGTTTGTGGGGTTTGTCATGCAGCATTTTCCTCAATCTAAAGCCTGCAATGGAAGCAGCGCAGATGGAAGCGCGGAGCTGGAGTCGACGCTGGGCagaagaaatagagaacacagaagaaaaaattctgatgAGAACTATAAAAACTGGACCGAAGGGCCGCTGAGCGGTCACTCATCTGAGAGCGGCATGGAGGAGGAATTGCCTGGAGAAGGGCTGTTCCAGGAGACCGATGTCCACCTTGGGAAAGAAGTCAGCCCTGGCAAACCACACAAAGGAGATG aCAAGCTATTTACAGTCTTCAATGTTTTTGATGATGATTCTACCTGCTGGACCTACCATGAAGGAGTTTTGTCTATGAAAGTAGCAAGAAAGGGGCTGGTTATTAGTACACTGGAAGCAGACTGGCTGGAATTAACCACATTTTATTATAGAAAAGGATTGTCCTTAATTGATTCTTTTGTACACTGGGAAACTTCTAAAG GGGACTATTTGCCCAAATCTTTAGAAGGATTATTCATCTACGAAGAAGAAGGTGCTGGGGTTCCAGGTTCCAACCGAAAAGGAAATGATGCAATAGTTGTTGAACAATGGACAGTCATCGAG GGGTGTGAAATTAAAACAGATTACGGACCTTTACTGCACACGCTGGCTGAGTTTGGATGGCTCCTGACCTGCGTCCTGCCCACACCGATTGTTCGACATGACAG TGAAGGAAACCTGGCCACAAAGCAGGTTGTTTTTCTTCAGAGACCTGTTATGTGGAATTCCACTGTCCAGACACCAGAG gcagGCTCCTCCATCCTCTTCCTGTGGCATCCAGGCAAAGCTTATTTCATTCTGTTTCTCCTGAGGCAACACTAG